A window from Vigna angularis cultivar LongXiaoDou No.4 chromosome 7, ASM1680809v1, whole genome shotgun sequence encodes these proteins:
- the LOC108337831 gene encoding E3 ubiquitin-protein ligase BIG BROTHER: MDQREEGKQQPSQKTASENQLDPVDSSENIAPENGFQEQSGTFTTFASLESGTESESSFDDHDEDSDFFLSQEFESELQFLESEGSNDDDDDDDEEMEEDEIDVDELTYEELIELGDFIGREKRGLSASEICSCLHSHTFHSAESKSGVDLCVICQVEYKEGEALVAIQCEHPYHTDCISKWLQIKKVCPICNTEISAPKVVN, translated from the coding sequence ATGGATCAACGTGAAGAAGGCAAACAACAACCATCCCAGAAAACAGCATCAGAAAATCAGCTTGACCCAGTTGATAGTTCTGAGAATATTGCTCCAGAAAATGGTTTTCAGGAGCAAAGTGGCACATTCACAACGTTTGCATCATTAGAAAGTGGAACTGAGAGTGAGTCCTCTTTCGATGACCATGATGAAGATTCTGACTTTTTTCTGAGCCAGGAGTTTGAATCTGAACTTCAGTTTCTCGAGAGCGAAGGGAgcaatgatgatgatgatgatgatgatgaggaaatggaggaagatgagATCGATGTGGATGAGTTGACCTATGAGGAGTTGATTGAGTTGGGAGATTTTATAGGGCGAGAGAAGAGAGGGTTATCAGCAAGTGAAATTTGTTCATGCTTGCATTCTCACACTTTTCATTCTGCAGAAAGCAAAAGTGGAGTTGATCTTTGTGTGATTTGCCAGGTTGAATATAAAGAAGGTGAAGCCCTAGTAGCAATTCAGTGTGAGCACCCTTATCATACAGATTGCATAAGCAAGTGGCTTCAAATTAAGAAGGTTTGCCCTATATGTAACACTGAAATTTCTGCTCCCAAGGTAGTTAATTAA
- the LOC128197720 gene encoding uncharacterized protein LOC128197720 yields MPDKSFGANTEVNPKEECKVLVSVDIERVELERKEEKEERKEERKGEDERKNKEEKKREENLKKIEKILPYPTECERIEKKRQFKDIFTHADVDLLVNEAWQQFSAQVKHMEQIYKRKRYIEAEINEYKVVKKKPIPPKVKDPGSFTTPCVIGKEKIRKTLLDLESSVNVTPLSIIERIGDLEVKPTEMTLLIADGSSKKPYGVVEDVMIYVGKLQFLVDFVVMEMEDERVPIILGRPFMKTAKVIIDVDEGMVVLQDQEERVIVDVFKEEQQMQKEEASHKATYQDVPMTSSTDTKPDFKGKKYFLSQVREEEKDAKGRTIHDDLMHTQHQLGKHVRFKKKLWVVKDFKEDGVIEIESPLSRRVKKVDRKQLMSWCDDKKMNTNIEDGT; encoded by the coding sequence atgcctgataagagttttggggctaatactgaggttaaccctaaggaagagtgtaaagtttTAGTGAGTGTGGATATtgaaagagttgagttagaaaggaaagaagaaaaagaagagagaaaagaagagagaaaaggagaggatgagagaaaaaataaagaagagaagaaaagagaggaaaatttgaaaaaaattgaaaaaattcttccttatccAACAGAGTGTGagagaatagaaaaaaagaGACAATTTAAAGATATCTTTACTCATGCAGATGTTGATCTACTTGTGAATGAAGCATGGCAACAATTTTCAGCTCAGGTAAAGCATATGGAGCAAatctacaaaagaaaaagatatatagaAGCGGAGATTAATGAGTATAAAGTTGTTAAGAAGAAGCCAattcctccaaaagtgaaagatccaggaagttttaccACTCCTTGCGTCATAGGGAAGGAAAAGATAAGGAAAACCCTACTTGATTTAGAGTCAAGTGTCAATGTGACGCCCTTATCTATAATTGAGCGAATTGGAGATCTTGAAGTTAAGCCAACAGAGATGACTTTACTAATAgcggatggatcttcaaagaagccttatggtgtagtggaagatgttaTGATTTATGTAGGAAAACTACaattcttggtggactttgtggtgatggagatggaggatgAAAGGGttcctattattcttggaagaccgtttatgaaaacagCCAAGGTCATCATtgatgtagatgaaggaatGGTAGTGCTTCAGGACCAAGAAGAAAGGGTGATTGTTGATGTCTTCAAAGAGGAGCAGCAGATGCAAAAGGAAGAGGCTAGCCATAAAGCTACATATCAAGATGTACCCATGACTAGCTCTACAGATACAAAGCCGGACTTCAAaggtaaaaaatatttcttgtcacaggttagggaagaagaaaaagatgccAAAGGAAGAACGattcatgatgacttgatgcaCACACAACACCAACTTGGTAAACATGTAAGATTCAAAAagaagttgtgggttgtgaaagactttAAAGAGGATggagtgatagagattgaatctccaCTTTCGAGAAGAGTCAAGAAGGTGGACCGGAAGCAgctgatgagttggtgtgatgacaaaaaaatgaacaccaacattgaagatggaacgtga
- the LOC108336177 gene encoding proteasome subunit beta type-3-A, whose product MSIFEYNGSAVVAMVGKNCFAIASDRRLGVQLQTIATDFQRISKIHDKLFIALSGLATDAQTLYQRLVFRHKLYQLREERDMKPETFASLVSALLYEKRFGPYFCQPVIAGLGDDDKPFICTMDCLGAKELAKDFVVSGTASESLYGACESMFKPDMEPEELFETISQALLSSVDRDCLSGWGGHVYVVTPTEVKERILKGRMD is encoded by the exons ATGTCGATCTTCGAGTACAACGGAAGCGCCGTCGTGGCCATGGTCGGCAAGAACTGCTTCGCCATTGCCAGCGACCGAAGGCTCGGCGTTCAGCTCCAAACCATAGCCACCGATTTCCAACGCATTTCCAAGATTCACGATAAGCTCTTCATCGCTCTCTCTGGCCTCGCCACCGATGCTCAGACTCT GTATCAGCGTCTCGTTTTCCGGCACAAACTGTATCAGCTTCGTGAAGAGAGGGATATGAAACCGGAGACCTTTGCCAGTTTGGTCTCTGCCTTGCTCTATGAGAAAAG GTTTGGTCCATATTTTTGCCAGCCTGTAATTGCTGGATTAGGGGACGATGACAAACCATTCATTTGCACAATGGATTGTCTTGGAGCAAA GGAGCTTGCAAAAGATTTTGTTGTTTCTGGCACTGCATCCGAGTCCCTGTATGGTGCTTGTGAGTCAATGTTTAAGCCTGACATG GAACCAGAGGAGTTGTTTGAGACCATCTCCCAAGCACTGCTATCGTCTGTAGATCGTGATTGTTTAAGTGGTTGGGGAGGACATGTCTATGTTGT TACACCAACTGAAGTAAAGGAAAGGATTTTAAAGGGAAGGATGGATTAA